From a region of the Dictyostelium discoideum AX4 chromosome 2 chromosome, whole genome shotgun sequence genome:
- a CDS encoding short-chain dehydrogenase/reductase family protein (Similar to SDR), giving the protein METKEGTFQKQQQDVPGVQSEMNPVPDCGEETYKGNNRLRGRRVLVTGGDSGIGRAVTIAMFREGADVCISYLPSEKKDADSLKCLLEKEIKNTSGGGSGGGTTTCGGKFEMIQGDLTCEKFCKDLVEETKNRLGGLDTLVLVAGKQCAKNCITEITTEQLMETFQVNVFSMFHIVKAALPHLSKGSTITTTTSIEAFSGSPFLLDYATSKGAIVSFTQSLSKQVAHRGIRVNSVAPGPVWTPIEISGGYPQDKLSTFGKNTPMGRAGQPSEVAPMYVFLASCDSTYCTGDIFPVTGGKHL; this is encoded by the exons atggaaacaAAGGAAGGAACATtccaaaaacaacaacaagatgtACCAGGGGTTCAAAGTGAAATGAATCCAGTACCAGATT gtgGTGAAGAAACCTATAAAGGTAATAATCGTTTAAGAGGTAGAAGAGTATTAGTCACTGGGGGTGATAGTGGTATTGGTAGAGCAGTTACCATTGCAATGTTCCGTGAAGGTGCTGATGTTTGTATCTCTTATTTACCAAGTGAAAAGAAAGATGCTGATTCTCTCAAATGTTTATTAGAGAAAGAGATTAAAAACACATCAGGTGGTGgcagtggtggtggtacaaCTACATGTGGTGGCAAATTTGAAATGATTCAAGGTGATTTGACATGTGAAAAATTCTGTAAAGATTTAGTTGAAGAAACCAAGAATAGATTAGGAGGATTGGATACATTGGTTTTGGTAGCTGGTAAACAATGTGCCAAGAATTGTATAACTGAAATCACCACAGAGCAATTAATGGAAACTTTCCAAGTAAATGTATTCTCAATGTTCCATATTGTAAAGGCTGCTTTACCACATCTTTCAAAGGGCTCAACAATCACTACAACCACATCAATTGAGGCATTCAGTGGTTCACCATTCCTTTTGGATTATGCAACTTCAAAGGGTGCAATTGTATCATTCACTCAAAGTTTATCCAAACAAGTTGCACACAGAGGTATTAGAGTAAACTCTGTTGCACCAGGACCAGTCTGGACCCCAATTGAAATCTCTGGTGGCTATCCACAAGACAAACTTTCAACTTTTGGTAAAAATACTCCAATGGGTCGTGCTGGTCAACCTTCTGAAGTAGCACCAATGTATGTCTTTTTAGCATCATGTGATTCAACCTATTGTACTGGTGATATTTTCCCAGTTACTGGTGGTAAAcatctttaa
- a CDS encoding alcohol dehydrogenase — MSMRSILVKQFGGIENLIIGTAPKPTPKNNEILVHVKSFALNRADILQRMGRYPPPPGDSDILGLEMSGVVVEADKQDKRFKIGDKVFGLVGGGAYGEFCTIASNQAFHMPSHLTFESASAIPEAWLTAFQALHPLANFKSGNSVLIHAAASGVGTALIQLCKVDGATKIIGTVGSDEKAKFIEKLGATHSVNYKTNENFLDVINDVTSKKGVNNVFDYVGAKYWNQNLKSLSMDGVMIIQGFLSGSHIKDTAADITPILGKRLTIKGSTLRNRDNDYKADLVAQFSKRYLTLFESGELKPIVDKVFNVSEIKEAHEYLEANKNMGKVVVKGFTD, encoded by the exons atgtcaATGAGATCAATTTTAGTTAAACAATTTGGAggtattgaaaatttaattattggaacagcaccaaaaccaacaccaaagaataatgaaattttagtTCATGTTAAAAGTTTTGCATTAAATAGAGCAGATATTTTACAAAGAATGGGTAGATACCCACCACCACCAGGTGATAGTGATATTTTAGGATTGGAAATGTCAGGCGTGGTTGTGGAGGCTGATAAACAGGATAAAAGATTCAAAATCGGTGATAAAGTATTTGGGCTCGTCGGTGGTGGAGCATATGGCGAGTTCTGCACAATCGCATCGAATCAAGCATTCCACATGCCATCTCACTTAACTTTTGAATCGGCATCGGCGATTCCAGAAGCCTGGTTAACTGCATTCCAAGCATTACACCCATTAGCAAATTTCAAATCGGGTAATAGCGTTTTAATCCATGCTGCTGCAAGTGGTGTTGGTACAGCATTGATCCAACTTTGTAAAGTTGATGGTGCAACAAAAATCATTGGCACTGTTGGTTCTGATGAAAAAGCAAAgtttattgaaaaattaggTGCAACCCATTCGGTCAATTATAAAACCAATGAAAACTTTTTAGACGTAATCAATGATGTCACCTCCAAAAAAGGTGTAAACAATGTATTTGATTATGTTGGTGCTAAATATTGGaaccaaaatttaaaatcacttTCAATGGATGGCGTTATGATTATTCAA gGATTTTTATCAGGATCACATATTAAAGATACAGCAGCTGATATTACACCAATTTTAGGTAAAAGATTAACAATTAAAGGATCAACATTAAGAAATCGTGATAATGATTATAAAGCTGATTTAGTTGCTCAATTTTCAAAGAGATATTTAACCCTATTTGAATCTGGTGAATTAAAACCAATTGTTGATAAAGTTTTCAATGTTTCTGAAATAAAAGAGGCTCATGAATATTTGGaagcaaataaaaatatgggTAAAGTTGTTGTGAAAGGTTTCACTGACTga
- the grlJ gene encoding G-protein-coupled receptor family 3 protein 9 (Similar to GPCR) translates to MKILLYIAIILSFFSLITISSECKIAVLLSGSPNDLGYNYLMNEARVKAESELKLDFSIYYENLEESMEEAEKAFQDALHKGANLIVVGSFVHVGLGLKYAALTKDQDIYWIIRGNKRPNPDLPHVVILNFNSFELHYLLGYFSGLMTKTGIVGFVAPGPDVNTISTDNSFYLGAKYARPNITFLNVYVQSWYNPNVSYSAAKMLIKNGADLIGMSQDDMSCQKAMMDSGLIGIGATGYPTHLLFGGNVGVSYITNWTNLYVKYAQHVLNDDWPDYSSYFTNLSREDSIFIDDYSYKVPIDIQNLVNDEIQRLKNTSYIPYRSDPYLAQLGIPFDSKGLLVEDQFRANKKLLKGDSISKVIDFGQYSIPIEFIDYPNSLKYGVTIVSGVCIFICLVCMTLVVVFKKARVIKSSSPAFLLLILLGCCIIFAACILFAQSPTNQTCSARIWLLSLGYTLFLGNLLVKNWRIWLLFDNPKLKKRAITNWKLYPWVFAILAIDVMILAIWQGLGNINAESRIGYDSLTQYQYKNVCSSDDQGSIALYLLLVFHGLVLLVACFISFKIKVVDIEEFNESKPITTSVYIITFCLFIVIPLMVSPQSLTSQTTIICVCAIVTTLISMLLLFGSKFYKMATQGLAINETFATSTKSSSKSSKSSYGKDNPNPNAINFGEDDTSDETSEEKHKSPKQKSVNFSNKSNSHLAVFTSDEETSKTSKLSIDFENSSKDISIDQLQQQKQQPINTNGDLENKSNDKIDDDNDNSSVLSKRISNQQNGETEIDSNNV, encoded by the exons atgaaaattctaTTATATATTGcaataattttatctttttttagtttaattACTATTTCAAGTGAATGTAAAATAGCTGTACTTTTATCAGGAT cccCAAATGATCTTggatataattatttaatgaatgaaGCAAGAGTTAAAGCCGAGagtgaattaaaattagatttttcaatatattaCGAAAATTTAGAAGAGTCAATGGAGGAAGCTGAAAAAGCATTTCAAGATGCACTTCATAAAGGTGCAAATTTAATAGTTGTTGGATCATTTGTTCATGTTGGGTTGGGTTTAAAATATGCTGCACTTACAAAAGATCAAGATATTTATTGGATTATCCGTGGTAACAAAAGACCAAATCCAGATCTTCCTCatgttgtaattttaaattttaattcttttgaattaCACTATTTACTTGGTTATTTCTCAGGATTAATGACTAAAACCGGTATAGTTGGTTTTGTTGCACCAGGTCCAGATGTTAATACAATTTCAACTGATAATag CTTTTATTTAGGGGCAAAGTATGCACGTCCAAATATTACCTTTTTGAATGTTTATGTTCAATCCTGGTATAATCCAAAcg ttTCATATAGTGCAGCAAAAatgttaattaaaaatggagCAGATTTAATTGGTATGTCACAAGATGATATGTCATGTCAAAAAGCAATGATGGATAGTGGATTAATTGGAATTGGTGCAACTGGATATCCAACACATCTTTTATTTGGTGGAAATGTTGGTGTTTCTTATATTACCAATTGGACCAACCTTTATGTGAAGTATGCTCAACAtgttttaaatgatgattgGCCAGATTATAGTTCTTACTTTACCAATTTATCAAGAGAAGATTCAATTTTCATTGATGATTATAGTTATAAAGTACCAATTGATATTCAAAATTTGGTTAATGATGAAATCCAAAGGTTAAAGAATACATCATATATTCCATACCGTTCAGATCCTTATTTGGCTCAATTGGGTATTCCATTCGATAGTAAAGGTCTATTGGTTGAAGATCAATTTAGAGCAAATAAAAAGCTATTAAAAGGTGATAGTATTTCAAAAGTTATTGATTTTGGTCAATATTCAATACCgattgaatttattgattatccaaattcattaaaatatgGTGTAACAATTGTATCTGgtgtttgtatttttatatgtttaGTTTGTATGACATTGGTAGTTGTATTTAAAAAGGCAAGAGTTATTAAATCGTCAAGTCCagcatttttattattaattttattgggATGTTGTATTATATTTGCTGCATGTATATTATTTGCACAATCACCAACCAATCAAACATGTTCAGCTAGAATTTGGTTATTAAGTTTAGGTTATACATTGTTTTTGGGTAATTTGTTAGTAAAGAATTGGAGAATttggttattatttgataatccaaaattaaagaaacgtGCAATTACCAATTGGAAATTATATCCATGGGTATTTGCTATATTGGCAATCGATGTAATGATATTGGCTATTTGGCAAGGTTTGGGTAATATCAATGCTGAGTCTAGAATTGGCTATGATTCATTAACtcaatatcaatataaaaatgtTTGTTCAAGTGATGATCAAGGTTCAATTGCtttatatcttttattgGTATTTCATGGTTTGGTTTTATTGGTTGCAtgttttatttcttttaaaattaaagttgtagatattgaagaatttaatgaatcaaaACCAATTACAACCAGTGTTTACATTATAACATTTTGTTTATTCATTGTTATACCATTAATGGTTTCACCACAATCATTAACTAGTCAAACTACAATCATTTGTGTTTGTGCTATCGTTACAACTTTAATTAGtatgttgttattatttggtaGTAAATTCTATAAAATGGCAACTCAAGGCTTAGCAATTAATGAAACTTTTGCAACTAGTACAAAATCATCAAGTAAATCTTCAAAATCAAGTTATGGTAAAGATAATCCAAATCCAAATGCTATCAATTTCGGTGAAGATGATACATCTGATGAAACTTCTGAAGAAAAGCATAAATCTCCAAAACAAAAATCTGTAAATTTTagtaataaatcaaattctcATTTAGCAGTTTTTACAAGTGATGAAGAAACAAGTAAAACAAGTAAATTAAgcattgattttgaaaattcaagTAAAGATATTAGTATTgatcaattacaacaacaaaaacaacaaccaattaaCACAAATGGggatttagaaaataaatcaaatgataaaatagatgatgataatgataattcaagTGTTTTATCTAAAAGAATatcaaatcaacaaaatgGTGAAACAGAAATTGATTCCAATaatgtttaa